One genomic region from Cetobacterium sp. 8H encodes:
- a CDS encoding TolC family protein, translating into MKKGLFLFCLIVQTVFSKSVSLDNLIDELNKTSYENEIYKVKEKRDLEREEVYKLDSLNGVNVEVENEYSDEDNIYKTKGRVKYADFYIDTEKWKDDDSSYSYGVEKNIKDLIFSKNDSNLEKLKLSKKVELIEFENSLQLQKIELVNLYKDYKEVQLEISIRENALKILSGEKKILQKSYEMGATSKIDLDSLVYSYKNIELEIGNLKKEILNIRKQFFYSFKIDLKDKELEDLNANILNLSRYIEKIGERDTEKVRLEKEIIEKNVKYLDYNNKMPELYLGVERAEKTDENRVYLKVSKDIFYKDLELMDEKSSLTEKEIKLSQKTLDVKSERLRYERDLYSLIKDLEVTSNDRALEESKYNIKKLENQLGKIRYLDVMESFNDYLELKIKEEKSRNNLNAFAYELKIRGEIK; encoded by the coding sequence ATGAAAAAAGGGTTATTTTTGTTTTGTTTAATTGTTCAAACTGTATTTTCAAAGAGTGTTAGTTTAGACAATTTGATTGATGAGTTAAACAAAACATCTTATGAGAACGAAATCTATAAAGTTAAAGAAAAAAGAGATTTGGAAAGAGAGGAAGTGTATAAATTAGATAGTTTAAATGGTGTTAATGTAGAAGTAGAAAATGAGTACAGTGATGAAGATAACATATATAAAACTAAGGGGAGAGTAAAATATGCTGATTTCTATATAGATACAGAAAAGTGGAAAGATGATGATAGTAGTTATAGTTATGGGGTAGAGAAAAACATTAAAGATTTAATATTTTCAAAAAATGACAGTAACTTAGAAAAATTGAAATTGAGTAAAAAAGTTGAATTAATTGAATTTGAAAATAGTTTACAGCTTCAAAAGATAGAGTTAGTAAATTTATATAAAGATTATAAAGAAGTCCAATTAGAGATTAGTATAAGAGAAAATGCTCTGAAAATACTAAGTGGTGAAAAAAAGATTTTACAAAAATCTTATGAAATGGGAGCTACATCTAAAATAGATTTAGACTCTTTAGTATATAGTTATAAAAATATAGAACTAGAGATTGGAAATTTAAAAAAAGAAATTTTAAATATAAGAAAACAATTTTTTTATTCTTTTAAAATAGATTTAAAAGATAAAGAGTTAGAAGATTTAAATGCAAATATATTGAATTTAAGTAGATATATAGAAAAAATAGGAGAAAGAGATACTGAAAAAGTTAGATTAGAAAAAGAGATTATAGAAAAAAATGTTAAATATTTAGATTATAATAATAAGATGCCTGAATTATATTTAGGTGTTGAAAGAGCTGAGAAAACAGATGAAAATAGAGTCTATTTAAAAGTGAGTAAAGATATATTTTATAAGGATTTAGAGCTTATGGATGAAAAGAGTTCTTTAACTGAAAAAGAGATTAAATTGTCACAAAAAACTTTAGATGTAAAAAGTGAAAGACTAAGATATGAAAGAGATCTCTATTCATTGATTAAAGATTTAGAAGTTACTTCAAATGATAGAGCTTTAGAAGAGTCAAAATATAATATAAAAAAATTAGAAAATCAATTGGGAAAAATACGATATCTAGATGTGATGGAATCGTTTAATGACTATTTAGAACTGAAAATAAAAGAAGAAAAATCAAGAAATAATTTAAATGCGTTTGCTTATGAGCTTAAAATAAGGGGTGAAATAAAATAA
- a CDS encoding efflux RND transporter periplasmic adaptor subunit gives MKKKAVFLLILFGVMGCGKKSKQNVEEVAYKIEVAGKSSASGYINVEGSVEANDTKKVFVDKKLKVKEVFVQEGDYVEKGQLLITFDETERNNIKRNLEKESLSLSKLKRDYEVEKELNKIGGSSNNYVKDLHEQIKTNELTIESLEEDLEKTAEQILSPVSGTITTLLAQENYSVNTDEPLLELADLSDMKIILEVPEYDVKNIKENQSLIIKPEVFEKKKSYNGKITKIPKISKVSEKTSENVLEVEVKPEEAIPYIVPGFKVSATIYLEGNQKGIVIPKTALIYRDSKYIVFVTKENSILEEREVTYNELKGDQIEITKGMEIGDTYVVNPSLDLKSDDKIKGEKNDRD, from the coding sequence ATGAAGAAAAAGGCTGTATTTTTATTGATATTATTTGGTGTTATGGGGTGTGGAAAAAAAAGTAAACAAAATGTAGAGGAAGTTGCTTATAAAATTGAAGTTGCTGGAAAGAGTTCGGCTTCTGGATATATAAACGTAGAGGGAAGTGTAGAAGCTAACGATACAAAAAAAGTTTTTGTGGATAAAAAATTAAAAGTAAAAGAGGTTTTTGTTCAAGAGGGAGATTACGTTGAAAAAGGTCAACTACTTATAACATTTGATGAAACAGAAAGAAATAATATTAAAAGAAATCTTGAAAAAGAAAGTCTTTCTCTCTCTAAGTTAAAAAGAGATTATGAGGTGGAGAAGGAGTTAAATAAAATAGGTGGAAGTTCAAATAACTATGTAAAAGATTTGCATGAACAAATAAAGACAAATGAACTTACAATTGAATCTTTAGAAGAGGATTTAGAAAAAACTGCTGAACAAATTTTAAGTCCAGTAAGTGGGACAATAACAACTCTTCTAGCCCAAGAAAACTATTCAGTAAACACAGACGAACCTCTATTAGAGTTAGCTGATCTATCGGATATGAAAATAATTTTAGAAGTTCCTGAATATGATGTAAAAAATATTAAAGAAAATCAATCTCTTATAATAAAGCCTGAAGTATTTGAAAAGAAAAAATCATATAATGGAAAAATAACAAAAATACCTAAAATTTCAAAAGTGTCAGAAAAAACTTCAGAAAATGTTCTAGAAGTTGAGGTGAAACCAGAAGAAGCAATTCCATATATAGTTCCAGGGTTTAAAGTTTCAGCTACAATATATTTAGAGGGGAATCAAAAAGGAATTGTAATTCCAAAAACAGCCCTAATATATAGAGATAGCAAATATATAGTATTTGTGACAAAAGAAAATAGTATTTTAGAGGAGAGAGAAGTAACATATAACGAGCTAAAAGGGGACCAAATTGAAATCACAAAAGGTATGGAGATAGGAGATACCTATGTAGTAAATCCATCATTAGATTTAAAGTCAGATGATAAGATAAAAGGTGAAAAAAATGATAGAGATTAA
- a CDS encoding ABC transporter ATP-binding protein has product MIEIKSLNKYYRNGDLELHALKNVDVRILKGEFVAIMGSSGSGKSTFMNVLGCLDKNFDGVYILDSINIEKIVEKNISRIRNEKIGFVFQAFNLLPSLTAIENVELPLIYSGMEVKQRREKAKSVLEKVGLGDRLNHKPNELSGGQKQRVAIARALVNDPAIILADEPTGNLDSHSEEEIMKLFMELNSSGTTVVIVSHEPEIAKYCKRIIVFKDGEVISDGGSN; this is encoded by the coding sequence ATGATAGAGATTAAAAGTTTAAATAAATATTATAGAAATGGTGACTTAGAGCTACACGCTTTAAAAAATGTTGATGTTAGAATTTTAAAAGGTGAATTTGTAGCAATCATGGGAAGTAGTGGAAGTGGGAAGTCAACATTTATGAATGTTTTAGGGTGTTTAGATAAGAATTTTGACGGAGTTTATATCTTAGATAGCATAAATATAGAGAAAATAGTTGAAAAAAATATATCTAGAATTAGAAATGAAAAGATAGGATTTGTATTTCAAGCCTTTAATCTGTTACCAAGTTTAACAGCAATAGAAAACGTGGAACTACCATTGATATATTCTGGAATGGAAGTAAAGCAAAGAAGAGAAAAAGCAAAAAGTGTTTTAGAAAAAGTTGGCTTGGGAGATAGATTAAATCATAAACCAAATGAACTCTCAGGAGGACAAAAGCAAAGAGTAGCTATCGCAAGAGCTCTAGTCAATGACCCAGCAATAATATTAGCGGATGAGCCTACAGGGAATTTGGACAGCCATTCAGAAGAGGAGATTATGAAGCTTTTTATGGAGTTAAATAGTTCTGGAACAACAGTTGTAATAGTTAGTCATGAACCAGAGATTGCAAAATACTGTAAAAGAATAATAGTTTTTAAAGATGGCGAAGTAATAAGCGATGGTGGTTCAAATTGA
- a CDS encoding ABC transporter permease yields MTYLDILKGAVKSLRGNKIRSFLTMLGIIIGISSVITMSAIGRGGQRSITGNLKDGGYGKFTVSVDKSDVDFRWKNTIDNSLIKMLEETDEFKEISPEITSRMTIKIGNRREFVTLEITNPSFERIQPVKIIAGRGFVPFDYESGEKNIVIDNITAKQIFKTSEKAIGKKVDLIEGWKGKSEAYTVVGVMKNPIEDLAKLMGNKRIPRYMRIPLSTYEKIYDAKGTGYTKLIVESKDPNKLGEDMQKMKKHLDEITGTTELYEVNIKNTGADSFDKILTTLNIFVTFVAGISLFVGGIGVMNIMLVSVIERTKEIGIRKAIGATNKEILLQFLMESIILTGIGGAIGVIFGIVLGYVVGYFVNIVPVFSLLSIISALGISSMIGIIFGVTPAKKAAELNPIEALRSE; encoded by the coding sequence TTGACATATTTAGATATATTAAAAGGTGCAGTTAAGAGTTTAAGAGGAAATAAGATTAGGTCTTTTCTAACGATGCTTGGAATAATAATAGGAATTTCGTCAGTTATAACAATGTCAGCTATAGGAAGAGGAGGACAAAGAAGTATAACGGGAAATTTGAAAGATGGTGGATACGGAAAGTTTACGGTTTCTGTAGATAAATCCGATGTTGATTTTAGATGGAAGAATACCATCGATAACTCTTTAATAAAAATGCTTGAAGAAACAGATGAATTTAAAGAGATAAGTCCAGAGATTACTTCTAGAATGACAATAAAAATTGGAAATAGGAGAGAATTTGTAACTTTAGAAATAACAAATCCATCATTTGAAAGAATACAACCGGTAAAAATTATTGCAGGAAGAGGGTTTGTTCCATTTGATTATGAGTCTGGAGAAAAAAATATAGTTATTGATAATATAACGGCTAAACAGATTTTTAAGACTTCTGAAAAAGCAATTGGTAAGAAGGTTGATTTAATAGAGGGATGGAAAGGAAAAAGTGAAGCGTATACAGTAGTCGGTGTTATGAAAAACCCAATAGAAGATCTAGCAAAACTTATGGGAAATAAGAGGATACCTAGATATATGAGAATACCTCTTTCGACATATGAAAAAATATATGATGCAAAAGGTACAGGGTATACAAAGTTAATTGTAGAATCTAAAGACCCAAATAAATTAGGTGAAGATATGCAAAAGATGAAGAAGCACCTAGATGAGATAACTGGAACAACAGAGTTATATGAAGTGAATATAAAAAATACAGGTGCAGATTCTTTTGATAAGATATTGACTACGCTGAATATATTTGTAACGTTTGTGGCAGGAATATCCCTGTTTGTTGGGGGTATTGGTGTTATGAATATAATGCTTGTAAGTGTTATTGAAAGAACGAAAGAGATTGGAATTAGAAAGGCTATTGGAGCAACTAATAAAGAAATTTTATTACAATTTTTGATGGAATCAATAATATTGACAGGAATTGGAGGAGCAATAGGGGTTATATTTGGAATTGTTTTAGGATATGTAGTTGGATATTTTGTAAATATAGTTCCAGTTTTCTCACTTTTATCAATAATTTCAGCTTTAGGTATATCTTCAATGATAGGAATTATATTTGGCGTTACCCCTGCAAAGAAAGCAGCGGAGTTAAATCCAATAGAAGCATTGAGGTCTGAATGA
- a CDS encoding pyridoxamine 5'-phosphate oxidase family protein has protein sequence MMRAKKDFNPEEIMSEIKEFKDNFKNVILGTLSLNDEINVTNAAYLSYNEENYIFVSEIGDHYQNLINKNQTFEVMFIEDESEAANPLARKRLRYKANSEFLKRDYEFEVILDEFEKKLGPAIKVIRKMEDFHLVKLNLLEGRFVKGFGQAYQVKNNQIFQMTGDKK, from the coding sequence ATGATGAGAGCAAAAAAAGATTTTAATCCTGAAGAGATAATGAGTGAAATTAAAGAGTTCAAAGATAATTTTAAAAATGTAATATTGGGAACACTTTCATTAAATGATGAGATAAATGTAACTAATGCAGCATACTTAAGTTATAATGAAGAAAACTATATATTTGTGAGTGAAATTGGAGATCATTATCAAAATTTAATAAATAAAAACCAAACTTTTGAAGTTATGTTTATTGAAGATGAAAGTGAAGCTGCAAATCCTTTAGCAAGAAAAAGATTGAGATATAAAGCAAATTCAGAATTTTTAAAAAGAGATTATGAATTTGAAGTGATTCTAGATGAGTTTGAAAAGAAATTGGGGCCCGCAATAAAAGTTATACGTAAGATGGAGGATTTCCATCTTGTAAAATTAAATCTTTTGGAAGGAAGATTTGTTAAAGGTTTTGGTCAAGCATACCAAGTTAAAAACAATCAAATTTTCCAGATGACTGGAGATAAAAAGTAA
- the rbr gene encoding rubrerythrin — protein sequence MGKSIKGTKTEQNLLKAFAGESQARQRYTMFAEKARSEGYEQIAALFEETALNEQYHARRFFSYLEGGPVEITATYPAGIVGTTLENLKEAAEGEYEEWAELYPGFAEVAMEEGFPQVAAAFKVITEVEKNHEKRYRSLIENVASNHVFKKDTPVKWKCRICGYIHEGEEAPKVCPSCLEKQREFEVYCKNY from the coding sequence ATGGGTAAATCTATCAAAGGAACTAAAACTGAACAAAATCTTTTAAAAGCTTTTGCAGGAGAGTCACAAGCTAGACAAAGATATACTATGTTTGCAGAAAAAGCTAGATCTGAAGGGTATGAGCAAATAGCTGCGTTATTTGAAGAAACTGCATTAAATGAGCAATATCATGCTAGAAGATTTTTTTCATATTTAGAAGGTGGACCTGTAGAGATAACAGCAACATATCCAGCTGGAATTGTAGGTACTACACTTGAGAATCTAAAGGAAGCTGCAGAAGGAGAATACGAAGAGTGGGCAGAGCTTTATCCAGGGTTTGCAGAGGTAGCTATGGAAGAAGGGTTCCCTCAAGTAGCAGCAGCGTTTAAAGTTATAACTGAAGTTGAAAAGAATCATGAAAAAAGATATAGAAGTTTAATTGAAAATGTAGCATCAAATCATGTATTTAAAAAAGATACACCAGTTAAATGGAAATGTAGAATTTGTGGATACATACATGAAGGGGAAGAAGCTCCTAAAGTATGTCCTTCTTGTTTAGAAAAACAAAGAGAGTTTGAAGTTTATTGTAAAAACTATTAA
- a CDS encoding voltage-gated chloride channel family protein, which produces MKKKIQLVLIPYIVKWFFFSAIIGILSGSTSAIFLIFLDWATSTREANPILILFLPLAGLAISLLYHYYGKDVSGGNNLILAEIHDPKKIIKLRMAPLVFLGTITTHLFGGSAGREGSAIQMAASIADQLTKIFSLNKFDRKLLLISGMAAGFGSVFGTPLAGAIFGLEVFIVGKMTYEALFPAFLTAIIANHVTIDWWGIHHSVYKIPLVPEATITNLLYASIAGIFFGLAGASFSFSVEKVKNFLVKKISFPPFYSFFGGLMIVILTFSLGTFRYNGLGLETIEQSFYTPMNWYVFLLKLLFTAITLGSGFKGGEVTSLFFIGATLGSFLSVLIPLPLALMAGMGFVAIFGAASNTPIACIIMGIELFGVDVQLYIAVACITAYLFSGHRSIYSSQIIGISKHSDYESSEGKTIKDSSDDDFSDKDKK; this is translated from the coding sequence ATGAAAAAAAAAATTCAACTGGTTTTAATTCCCTATATTGTCAAATGGTTTTTCTTCAGTGCAATCATAGGGATACTTTCAGGTAGTACTTCTGCAATTTTCTTAATTTTTTTAGACTGGGCTACATCTACTCGAGAAGCTAACCCTATTCTTATTTTATTTTTACCATTGGCCGGTCTTGCTATAAGTTTACTATATCACTATTATGGTAAAGATGTCTCTGGTGGAAATAATCTTATTCTTGCTGAAATACATGACCCTAAAAAAATTATTAAACTTAGGATGGCACCACTTGTCTTTTTGGGAACAATAACCACCCATCTTTTTGGTGGTTCTGCAGGAAGAGAAGGAAGTGCAATTCAAATGGCAGCATCTATAGCTGACCAACTTACTAAAATTTTTTCTTTGAATAAATTTGATAGAAAACTTTTATTAATCTCTGGTATGGCTGCTGGTTTTGGATCTGTATTCGGAACTCCTTTAGCTGGTGCTATTTTTGGTTTAGAAGTTTTTATAGTTGGAAAAATGACTTACGAAGCTCTCTTTCCTGCTTTTCTTACCGCTATTATTGCAAACCACGTGACTATAGATTGGTGGGGAATACATCACTCTGTGTATAAAATTCCTTTAGTCCCAGAAGCTACAATAACAAATCTTTTATATGCTAGCATTGCCGGAATATTTTTCGGATTAGCTGGTGCTTCTTTCTCTTTTTCAGTAGAAAAAGTTAAAAATTTTTTAGTTAAAAAGATATCTTTCCCACCATTTTATTCTTTTTTTGGTGGACTAATGATTGTTATTCTAACTTTTTCTCTAGGAACCTTCCGATATAACGGACTTGGTTTAGAGACTATTGAGCAATCTTTTTATACTCCTATGAATTGGTATGTCTTTCTTTTGAAACTTCTCTTTACAGCCATCACTTTAGGATCTGGATTCAAAGGTGGAGAAGTCACAAGCTTATTCTTTATAGGAGCTACTCTAGGGAGTTTTCTTTCTGTATTAATCCCATTACCTCTAGCACTAATGGCTGGAATGGGGTTTGTCGCAATCTTTGGTGCAGCATCTAACACACCAATTGCTTGTATTATCATGGGGATTGAGCTGTTTGGAGTAGATGTCCAACTATACATAGCTGTTGCATGTATTACGGCTTATCTATTTTCAGGGCATAGAAGTATATACTCATCTCAAATAATCGGAATTAGTAAACACTCTGATTACGAGTCTAGCGAAGGCAAAACTATTAAAGATTCTTCTGATGATGATTTTTCTGACAAAGATAAAAAATAG